Within Aricia agestis chromosome Z, ilAriAges1.1, whole genome shotgun sequence, the genomic segment aaccagccataaggtttaacactagaaagaccggagcggtcaaatgaccgcattttcgtttttaatttgcgatatttttgttaccgtttcgtgaaattcgttttcctctcgtgacatttaataattttcgattgtttaaattgtgataacctgtttttaatgattgctcaataattataagttcAACTATATATATAACAACCTACCTAGAAAGACcacagcggtcaattgaccgcttgaataaaatttctaaagaaagggtttttcttgcaagttttatttttctttaaatattttattactattatggttttttttgtgtattgtatttgaaatttgatttaaatttttataaaaaactcgactgaaatagacttgtcaatgactcataggacgaaagtgggataaatacttttatttacataaatggtctaaattttcacatttttatatgtaaaaataataacaatatatttacaaatatagtatgtgcacaaataaaaccttttgccttgcctgttttgatattgtaacgtatttcaagttttttgcctaatgaaaccctgtttttgaaaattatcaatGTTATTAGGAAAATCTGACTGAATTTTCATAGTATTGTTGCCTGAGTTGACCTAACACAGCCAGGGTTTATTAGTAGTTCGAATTTCGATAGTATATTTATGCTgcgttagttttattttttgtttaacctacacaaacgaagcaaataacaaactaaaggttgcgaattgtagttctatgaaaatatgataaaaattgttatatttatgctaaattaaagtatatttcatttctaaagcatatttttgtacttttttagctttagtaataaaatatttttatattgtgaccaaaagtacgacacgaaaaaataatagttttgtccTCCAATAGGGTATTTTCATAAGATGTTCATGACTTCTAGACGTGAATTACTGTACATAAGAATAACTTTATCATTCTATtgctaaaatgagaaaatataaaatctgaaaaaaatggtgttttatgctcaaatacaggaacaaaaccaataaatcttgtggagtcattataatgtcattatatcagtagaaggtctataaaatgcttttttaaataattttcttgaatatttgctgtataatttaatttagttatatttataaataattacatgaccaataaaatgtaaaagtcaaacacacaaaaaatgtaaaaatatacgatgggtcatttgactgctcttggtctttctaggaagttcagaatttcggtctttctagtgttaagtgGTACATCGCATTATATATCGTCGGCTGAacttttattaatgttattgtaaGATTCTTTGATAgtttttgttttcaattttatattttttggtgcGTTTTGAACTTGTTATATtctcataatttaattttagaaaggataaggtttaaaaatatgaatgttGAACAAGCAAAGCTTTTTTGCCTTCTTTAGGTACTGCAAAATATTGCTATGAttctattttaaatttgaaaaactATGTAATGGCGGCAGAAAAATTAAGGAAAATTTAGGTATTAAGGTGACGCGTCAAGCGTTTAAAACTATGCATACTCCTTTTTTTACAACTAAGAAAGATTGGATGTTATCGTGTCGTTATACGATCGAGCTGCGTATGAGagtataatgaaaaataaatataaaaaactacaagtgcacatatttttttatcgttAATCGCATTAAGGCATTTggattatgtaaataataaagaagTTATTTTATGTAACATTTGGACAAGTTTTATAATAGCGACGTAGTTTTCGTACATAGGTATAATTTTCATATATTTAACTGTAGATTTTAGCATATGTTACATTGACCTCTTAGATCgctttttttctaatatttattatatttaatatattgaaATCAATTACATAAATTTATGTACATAGATTTAACTAGTCCTACGATAGTTTTTTTAGGATATTAAATGGATAAAACGGCGaagattaatataaaaatatttttacttttacaaAAATCATGCGCCACACCTTTATTTTCCTGATAATACTGCATTTTTCATATTTCACTCGATGCTATTATATAAGATGAACGTCGTAATAAACTGATGAAAATGCAGTTTCACAAAAGtagatgttattttatttaacaaccCGATTCCCAAGCactttacttaataataataattattgtcttcgACCACTCTTTAAACTATGACATGATCTTTATCCActttaaatcatttatttccCGTAGACTTCGCAGAAGTTTGGAAACAGCTATTTTGTAATATATCcataatccataatattatcattttatttttcattagtatttttactaaaagtcacatttttactaaaatgtcATAAGTGTTTCAgtcattttagtaaaaaagggagaatagtttaaaaaatgagGGACATATTAAGATATGTCCCTcatatttaaaactattataCCTTACTAATGAAAATATTCACAGAGTTCACTATTTAAGGTATTTTTGTCTTTGTCTGGCCCATTAGAAAAGACATGTGACAGACAAGACAACAAACCTTGAATAGCTATAGACTagagtaaatgtttttattaaggAGTATAGTGTCTTTATAatgatgacataatatttagattCTAGTTTAAAGCTAGAAAGTTAATTTTACAAATTACCTCAGAAGTATACGATTTTTCTGCTTGAAATGCTGCACTCTCAGGCTGCACTCATGTTTACATTTGCTACTTAGTTATTATTTGTATCAATGCTTGGTTAAAGCACAATAAGCATCTAAGAGCAAAGTTATTTTGGAATGtagagttattttattttgtgctcAGGCTCAGGTTTCTCGTAAGTCAAAACTCTACTAGAATCGAACCGACATTCCGAGAATGGGGGCCTTTGCTTTCTTTTTTTTAGAAAAGCGATAAAATTATATGTTATACAGTATACAGCTACAGATCACGGAATATGTAGGTATATAACAAATATCTTAGTTTGATATAATTCAAAGttccaaattattgttttaatattaagcAATATGAAGTACCTACAAGCAGAATTCCAGCAATAAGTTTATTTATCCTTCCACATCAGAGATTGTATTTGTAAGAAACTAATGCACTTGAAGGCCACTCTTCACGTTGGGCTATGATGGACAAACATGATAGTACTAGCGACGAACACTggcaataggatatattactgcaatgttttcacggtagaggcagcaccagcacagacagtaaacagaaagttttgttcgacgtttgacaaagtTTGTCAGTTTCATGTATTTATGACTTGTGCGGTGTGCCTATTATGACTTATGCAACACGTCGGATTGTTTACACTTTACTGTATGCGGTCGTAGCGCTCTCTGGtgcgacctttgcgtaatataaATATTCCCTATTACTATTATAGCCCCTCTATTAGAGGTTTGGAATTCGTTTTTGTTTTTCCATCATGGACCAACATGAAGAGGCTGTTTTTAAGGTGATCGCGCATTTATCAGCACACACGCgctgcattttagaattcgtgtatgaaattatgtgaaacctcgcacattcgtccgaatacgcgccgcatttcgtgtactatgtggtgcgttcgacgcgtatgGTGCTGACAAATATGCTATCAGTCATCAGCTTTATACAAATATTTCGAACCCATTAAGTAATTTCTTGTTTATGGagtagtctaattaatatattaaaacaagTGTTTTAATATGTGTTGTTTTATTTGAGTTCCATTACATTAAGATTACATTTTTCTTACTTACTTTCTAATCAAGATTCCAGCTTAATCTATAATACAGACAGTCATGTTAATATAATAGTCACTACTCATAATTTAATAAACCTATTAGTTACTAAGAAGTTACACTGATGTATTGGGGAATTATGGGTATATTGGTACAGGTTCAAATATGcaaaataagaaaagtaaattaataaaccTAATTTAGCATGAGTCAGAATAttctaaagtaaaaaatagaaTTCTTACTTATAGTGCTGCTAACAATAATTGATTGTTATTTtatggataaaataaaatatcttataataatgttagaagtctgtctttaaaatattatgtataaagtatttcaagaTTTAATAACAATTCATAGCATTGAGTATAATGATTGAGTGtataacatttaaaaagtaataagatTTAATTGACGTAAGTAAAAATGTATACAAATTGCTAAAATGCAATATAAATGTACTACATAGCTTAGTTTTCTAATCTAGAGCTTAAACAATCAGACATTTTAGGACGGAATAAATTTTACATAAAGGTTATATGATAAAACttaataatagtatattatattaaatagaaaTTGCTAAAAtgcaatataaaaagtattaaacttAGAGACTTAAGGAcggaattaaaaattacatagaATGGAATTAAGAACTGAAGTATGTTTAagcataagatactttttgctCATAAGCTTCATCTTGATTCCAATATCCCTGATCAGCGAATGTGTTGTGACGAAGCTTACACAGTCTAGACCCATAAGTCAATATAAACTTAATTACGATTAAAACGAACATAGCGAGTACAGCAATAGCTGGATACATTAATTGGAAAGACATTATATGTCACTCTCCCTCTTGTGCAATTCCAGGAACTCTTGAGAAGCAGTGAGAGGTTGGCGGGAGATGGACGCCGGAGCCTCGGTTAGCCTCACCTCCTGGTACTGCTCGCTGTGGTAGGGATGAACGTACTGGACGTGGGTCACCTGACTCTCGAGCTCAGTTAAGTCAAGGGGTGGTTGCTTGTGTGGAGTTGCTGTCCAAACTGACACAAGCCAGCGATTGCCTGTTGAAGAAGAAATATGTTAATACTATACATTTTTACCTTCTAAGCATAGAAAAATATGAATGCAAGTCtagtaattacaaaattataatgcataataattattctgaccattttgtttacaaaaaaattacaattggGGGTCAAATTTTGCATTGCAACAGTGTTATTTATACTCAAAAGTCCATTTTCTGTATTTTAACGCCAAATACAAACCTGTGTGTCGGTCCAGCCAATAGTCGGAATATCTTGAACAACAACAAACAATGTTTAGGATTATAATAAATCCCAAAATGATGGAGCAAATTGCTATTGTTATGTAAAATGGTCTGAAATCGCCTACTTCTCTTTCAGGTACAATCGGAATAACAGGCGCGTAGTTATAGGTATCGTTACTCTCAAAGTATGGGTTCGGAGGCTCGTATGAATTGTAGGCTGACATTTTTCTGTGAGACTCGAAATTAAACTTTGTGTCAGAAATATAAAAGTTGTAACCAGCTAACGATTACAACGGTTCGGACTAAATAATGGcttgtaaacaaaaaataatttagggCGTGGTAACAGCACAAAGGTTTCGAAAGTAATGTGAGAAATTAGTTGGATAAGTCTAATTAGGTATATTAAAGAAGTACCTTGACCAATTTCCTATAATTTCACTACCAATTtaaactttttctttaaaattatcaATTACTTTTCTAAATAATGAATTAAATACGGGAGGTCGAGTTTAAAGATGCCATAGGTATACGGAATTTGCCGCACCGCGCACGtttgaccacagattactagcgTTCACAGACTACCTATGGATACTCTAGCGTTTGACGTAACGTAACAGgtaaccataaacctataatacgacagtatatatatgcagtaggcctactacgaaaccgttttgagaatcaaacaatcggatgagaatgccgcgtcctgctctaacaacgtcatttcacgtttgtcagagtaggacgcgacattctcgtacgattgtttgtgtcttaaaaccgttttgtggtacTGGCCCTGGTAACCATACCAAAGTGTCAAATTCGTAACTGTCAAAgtcatttttttcttattatggcacttcggctatataaccatagccagtgtcaagtattataaatggcgggaaaacagtattgttgcatacaattttcagcatcgtttctttatatcgtcaggtcgaaagtctagtcaaagtcgaagTAAAAAGTCAATGAGTCAAGTCGGTagagacgctttactgaaacgaTGGAGTTATGGAGGGACCACAAAATAgctcgtttctggatattgcatcacttccccacacttgtgcacgataacgaataagtaatggttaatatcctaccaatattacacattaaaaaccccacTAACACAactttaggaaaataatacaaaaacatgaGATCACCCTTTCACATTCCCGACAAAACGACTGTCAAAGTCATTACCGTATAGTgcgtttcatcaaatagtttcTTTGTCGTCATGTTGGCACTAATGCAAATTAGTGTTAATTATCATTATCTTTACTGTGCCATCTTAAATTAGGGGagataataatgttatcacaaaatacttttaatagttccctaattttatataattctaACTTTCGCCCGCGGCCTATCCTGCGTTAACGTCTCTCATAAAAATTACTAGAGTGCGCGCACGATAACTTTGCGTGTGACAACGTAGggattcatttaaaaaaatgggtaATCCAATGATAGTTTATTGGTAGTTTTACTTTAATATCCTTATTTACTCATTTAAATTACGTATAGGAATAGGCGTATcgattaataagtaaataatggcGGCCCGACAAAAAGTTATCGTTCAGCCGCGCCCAAAGTAATATCGTGCGCGCACTttacacaaatcaataggcgtgatagtttttccgtaaagtgtaccacaaaatgtatagGTTGTGGGACATACTAGGGCTTGCTTCGCTTgccctgataataataataagtactatcttttacccgcgacttcgttcgcatgACGCATGTATGTAGTTTTCGTCACTAGAAGTGCGTTTAatcaaatagttcctttgccaTCATGTTGGCATTCCTATCTGTTAATAACGTAAACACGGTAGGCACGCTCTGCGAAtattcataagttttactgtatttcagcggggctaaaatggtagctttgaagaatcatgacatgaatcataatatgattcatttttctaaaatggcataatgcaactctgcttgcaattcatttctgtatttttgtactgatttgacatttgtcagtttcacagatttgacaattcatttgctgaattgattgagaggaattgctaaatgtgaccattttagccccgctgggtgATTAAACTGAAGCTGGTAAGTGGTAACCccaatgatattgtactttgagtttttcatcattgggtAACCCTATTTCACTAAGCTGAAATGGCGGCAACCTGAGTTATTCACATTTATTGGGCCCCCGTTACCTATTTCACGTTCACAAAACACTTTCACTCTTAACACCATAATTCTTTCACCACTCTTTAATGTTTTCGGCATGATTTTCTCACGAAATCACATTAAAATTACTTATGAAGTTATGAATACTCGCAGAGATGTCTGCCGTGTTTACGTTATTGACAGA encodes:
- the LOC121739279 gene encoding uncharacterized protein LOC121739279, which translates into the protein MSAYNSYEPPNPYFESNDTYNYAPVIPIVPEREVGDFRPFYITIAICSIILGFIIILNIVCCCSRYSDYWLDRHTGNRWLVSVWTATPHKQPPLDLTELESQVTHVQYVHPYHSEQYQEVRLTEAPASISRQPLTASQEFLELHKRESDI